A genomic region of Rhipicephalus sanguineus isolate Rsan-2018 chromosome 1, BIME_Rsan_1.4, whole genome shotgun sequence contains the following coding sequences:
- the LOC119382011 gene encoding zinc finger homeobox protein 2, whose translation MAFFRVVTPRFLAAAANSAAAPFYDAAGGMYGGTPLSLLALPASCVPDVSAKAALPAAAVARVSPEPGPGSRDELRRLVSEPDLLLASEVDVDVGFVCKKCQLVFPAEPLVVAHQRAACFAAGKPPNVGADFKPFLRLVQRAWECRRCRDRLHTAREFKFHCDSERHCGKSPNKAPEAGNN comes from the coding sequence ATGGCGTTCTTTCGTGTTGTGACACCTCGGTTCCTTGCAGCGGCGGCCAACAGCGCGGCTGCGCCCTTCTACGATGCGGCGGGCGGCATGTACGGGGGCACGCCGCTGTCGCTGCTGGCGCTGCCGGCGTCGTGCGTGCCGGACGTGAGCGCCAAGGCGGCCCTGCCGGCGGCCGCCGTGGCGCGTGTATCCCCGGAGCCCGGACCGGGGTCCCGCGACGAGCTGCGGCGGCTCGTGTCCGAGCCGGACCTGCTGCTCGCCTCCGAGGTGGACGTGGACGTGGGATTCGTCTGCAAGAAGTGCCAGCTCGTGTTCCCTGCCGAACCGCTGGTGGTGGCGCACCAGCGCGCCGCGTGCTTCGCGGCCGGCAAGCCGCCCAACGTGGGCGCTGACTTCAAGCCTTTTCTCAGACTGGTACAGCGCGCGTGGGAGTGCCGTCGCTGCCGCGACCGACTCCACACCGCGCGCGAGTTCAAGTTCCACTGCGACAGCGAGCGCCACTGCGGCAAGAGCCCCAACAAGGCGCCCGAGGCCGGCAACAACTAG